From Sodalis glossinidius str. 'morsitans', the proteins below share one genomic window:
- a CDS encoding carbapenem self-resistance protein CarG family protein, producing the protein MVILGQFDNNHTHNCHGISFFIHHPDGVFSMVPVANSDKFVWLDSRLTASSAKVLVNRLFHDGRRYHLVKAQKYGANLYTLLPVKFTLYLLDKHQGEPGEPHYRWHAWRSFLSQQRYGSVEESFAEIARFNPDNPEKRYIAPLPNVAP; encoded by the coding sequence CTGGTAATCCTGGGGCAATTCGATAATAACCACACGCATAATTGCCACGGCATCAGTTTTTTCATTCACCACCCGGATGGCGTATTTAGCATGGTACCCGTCGCCAACAGCGACAAATTTGTATGGCTGGATAGCCGTCTTACCGCCAGTTCTGCCAAGGTGCTGGTCAACCGCCTGTTTCACGACGGCAGGCGTTATCATTTAGTGAAAGCGCAAAAATATGGAGCTAATTTGTATACCCTGCTGCCGGTAAAATTTACCTTATATCTGCTCGACAAGCATCAGGGTGAACCCGGCGAACCGCATTACCGCTGGCACGCCTGGCGCAGTTTCCTTAGCCAGCAGCGTTATGGCTCCGTTGAGGAGTCGTTTGCGGAGATCGCCCGCTTCAATCCGGATAACCCCGAGAAGCGCTACATTGCGCCATTGCCCAACGTTGCGCCATGA
- a CDS encoding carbapenam-3-carboxylate synthase domain-containing protein, whose amino-acid sequence MVDNDFCIIHGNINKDISLLAHCCSGNIEMLRNGCLFTGRKTPVQSYRFTTGSAYLIGSLRNKRLLRHLATHFTGGVPVVNGAEILYQISTQLGSAALGLAEGDFCFFIEDRNGTLTLLTDACGQNPVYLVNAGDRWITDKLKLISALHDHDIQHDPQAGETAVSTGCHIQRILPGTLNVFRFSNADYQVCESRQLLRPAKMPLAIEGNIFN is encoded by the coding sequence ATGGTGGACAATGACTTTTGCATCATTCATGGTAATATCAACAAAGATATCAGTCTATTAGCACACTGCTGCAGCGGCAATATTGAAATGCTGCGTAATGGATGCCTGTTTACCGGGCGCAAAACCCCGGTGCAGAGTTATCGCTTCACCACCGGCAGCGCCTATCTCATTGGATCGCTGCGTAACAAGCGCCTGCTGCGCCATCTGGCGACGCACTTCACCGGCGGTGTGCCCGTGGTTAACGGGGCGGAAATACTCTACCAGATTAGCACGCAACTGGGCTCAGCGGCGCTTGGCCTCGCTGAAGGTGACTTTTGCTTTTTTATCGAAGATCGCAACGGCACCCTGACGCTGCTGACCGATGCCTGTGGCCAGAACCCGGTGTATCTGGTAAATGCGGGCGACCGGTGGATTACCGATAAATTGAAACTCATCAGCGCGCTGCACGACCACGATATCCAGCACGACCCGCAGGCAGGTGAAACGGCGGTCAGTACGGGCTGCCATATTCAGCGCATTTTGCCGGGAACGTTGAACGTATTTCGCTTTAGCAACGCCGATTATCAGGTCTGCGAGAGCCGGCAATTACTGCGCCCGGCCAAGATGCCTCTGGCGATTGAGGGCAATATATTCAATTAG
- the mltD gene encoding murein transglycosylase D, which produces MKTHAILFASVLLVGCQASRQDTPPHEQHAQSVSSAGQGEAGKYTDDRAGTAQWQDINTSLPQGDLWDFIGDELKMHIPDNARVREQQKRYLKQKSYLHDVTLRAEPYVYWIVEQIKQRKMPMELVLLPIVESAFDPKATSASNAAGLWQIVPRTGKNYGLKQNQWYDGRRDVVASTTVALDMMQRLNRMFDGDWLLTIAAYNSGEGRIMKAIKRNKARGRPTDFWSLALPRETTIYVPKMLALSNLIKNSKQFGIALPKSNAQRALARVEVGQQIGLTQAAEMSGLSLTKLKSFNTGYKRNVTAPNGPHYIMLPKEHASQLRTSLAEGGIAVVQSTQLADNLGGSYEVRAGDTLSGIAQRLNVKTAELHKWNNLRSARSLKVGQTLKVGSGTMQIANNNSITYQVRKGDSLESIARRHGVDIKDVMRWNDALTNANNLQPGLKLTLFVNGKSTDS; this is translated from the coding sequence ATGAAGACTCATGCGATCTTATTCGCCTCGGTCTTGCTGGTGGGGTGTCAGGCGTCCAGGCAGGACACGCCACCCCACGAACAGCATGCACAGAGTGTTTCTTCGGCAGGTCAAGGTGAAGCAGGAAAGTACACAGATGACCGAGCGGGCACCGCGCAATGGCAAGATATTAACACTAGCCTGCCGCAAGGCGATTTGTGGGACTTCATTGGCGACGAGCTGAAGATGCATATACCGGATAACGCCCGGGTCCGCGAGCAACAAAAGCGTTATTTGAAACAGAAGAGCTATCTCCACGATGTAACATTACGGGCAGAGCCGTACGTGTACTGGATTGTCGAGCAGATTAAGCAACGTAAGATGCCGATGGAATTGGTACTGCTACCCATAGTGGAGAGCGCTTTTGACCCTAAGGCAACATCCGCCTCTAACGCGGCTGGCCTTTGGCAGATTGTTCCCAGGACAGGCAAGAATTATGGCTTGAAGCAAAATCAGTGGTATGATGGCCGCCGTGATGTGGTGGCGTCTACCACCGTTGCGCTGGATATGATGCAGCGGCTTAACCGTATGTTCGACGGCGACTGGCTATTGACTATCGCTGCCTATAACAGCGGTGAAGGCCGTATTATGAAGGCCATTAAGCGTAATAAGGCCAGGGGCCGCCCTACCGACTTCTGGTCGTTGGCGCTGCCTCGCGAAACCACCATTTATGTTCCGAAGATGCTTGCGCTTAGCAACCTCATTAAGAATAGCAAACAATTTGGCATCGCGTTGCCTAAATCGAATGCACAGCGCGCACTGGCGCGGGTGGAAGTCGGCCAGCAGATCGGCCTGACGCAGGCGGCGGAAATGTCGGGCCTGTCGCTGACCAAGTTGAAAAGCTTCAACACTGGCTATAAGCGCAACGTGACGGCGCCCAATGGACCGCATTACATAATGCTACCCAAGGAGCATGCCTCCCAGCTGCGTACCTCGCTGGCGGAAGGCGGCATTGCGGTGGTACAGTCCACGCAGCTTGCCGATAACCTCGGCGGCAGCTATGAGGTCCGCGCCGGAGATACGTTATCCGGCATCGCACAACGGCTTAACGTTAAAACCGCTGAACTGCATAAGTGGAATAATCTGCGCAGCGCGCGTAGCCTGAAGGTGGGCCAGACGCTGAAAGTTGGCAGCGGCACGATGCAGATTGCCAACAACAACAGCATTACCTATCAGGTGCGCAAGGGGGATTCCCTGGAGAGCATAGCCCGCCGGCACGGCGTCGATATCAAAGACGTAATGCGCTGGAACGATGCGTTGACTAATGCGAACAACCTGCAGCCGGGGCTTAAGCTCACGCTGTTCGTTAACGGCAAGTCAACGGATTCCTGA
- the gloB gene encoding hydroxyacylglutathione hydrolase, which yields MNLISIPALADNYIWLLHNDDRRCLVVDPGDATPVLQALADHRLTPVAVLLTHHHQDHVGGVSELLQHFPVPVYGPEETRSKGATQIVNEGDSLTLLDHTFSIMALPGHTLGHIGFYSAPWLFCGDTVFSAGSGRLFEGTPRQMYESFQKVNQLSSATLICAAHEYTLSNLNFAAALLPQDSVITDYQRKIKELRLKNQPSMPTKLHLERQINLFLRCHDVNLQNKLNVHPAPSEEWRVFAALREKKDHF from the coding sequence ATGAATCTTATCAGCATTCCCGCATTGGCGGATAATTACATTTGGCTTTTACACAATGACGACAGGCGCTGCCTGGTGGTCGATCCGGGCGATGCGACGCCGGTGTTGCAAGCGCTGGCCGACCACCGGCTGACCCCTGTCGCCGTTTTATTGACTCATCATCACCAGGACCATGTAGGCGGCGTTAGCGAGCTGCTGCAGCATTTTCCCGTGCCAGTCTATGGCCCAGAAGAAACCCGTTCCAAAGGCGCAACGCAGATAGTCAACGAAGGCGATAGCCTGACATTACTGGACCACACCTTCAGCATAATGGCATTACCCGGTCATACACTCGGACATATCGGATTTTATAGCGCGCCCTGGCTTTTTTGCGGCGACACGGTTTTTTCCGCAGGTAGCGGCCGGCTGTTTGAGGGCACACCCAGGCAAATGTATGAGTCTTTTCAGAAGGTTAACCAGCTTTCGTCCGCTACCCTTATTTGTGCCGCACATGAGTATACTTTAAGCAATTTAAACTTTGCTGCCGCCCTATTACCCCAAGATAGCGTTATCACTGATTATCAACGTAAAATTAAAGAGTTACGGCTGAAAAACCAGCCCAGCATGCCGACAAAACTGCATTTAGAGCGACAAATTAATCTTTTCTTACGTTGCCATGACGTTAATTTACAAAACAAATTAAACGTTCACCCCGCTCCCAGCGAGGAATGGCGTGTTTTTGCGGCATTACGCGAGAAGAAGGATCATTTCTAA
- a CDS encoding class I SAM-dependent methyltransferase: MKPAQSNKTIKAPVSWDDIPCGAYYRQALEQGLKAWWPKLFGFHLLKIGALSADLDTSDCAISHQVNVGLEGECLQVIADPYQLPFANKSADVCLLAHTLSYTGDPHRLLREVDRVLIDDGWLVITTFNPVSMLGLGKICPVLFRRQPYRSRMYTQMRLLDWLGVLNFEVLHRTHLQVLPWRRQGGRLLSTHFPAIGCLSVIVARKRTFPLSLTPLKNSTPSRGLSRPVNATTRSCRQRHVS; encoded by the coding sequence ATGAAACCAGCGCAAAGTAACAAAACGATTAAGGCGCCTGTCTCATGGGACGATATTCCCTGCGGGGCTTACTATCGTCAGGCGCTGGAGCAGGGTTTGAAAGCCTGGTGGCCAAAGCTGTTCGGTTTCCATTTACTTAAAATCGGCGCGCTGAGCGCGGATCTGGATACCAGCGATTGTGCGATTTCTCATCAGGTGAATGTGGGACTTGAAGGCGAGTGTTTGCAGGTTATCGCCGACCCTTATCAATTACCCTTTGCCAATAAGTCGGCTGATGTCTGTCTGCTGGCCCATACCTTATCCTATACCGGCGATCCCCATCGGCTGCTGCGGGAGGTGGACCGCGTGCTTATTGATGACGGCTGGCTGGTCATCACGACGTTTAACCCGGTAAGTATGCTGGGGTTGGGCAAAATCTGCCCGGTTCTCTTTCGCCGCCAGCCGTACAGAAGCCGCATGTATACACAGATGCGGCTATTGGATTGGCTGGGGGTGCTTAATTTCGAGGTTTTGCACCGCACCCATCTGCAGGTGCTGCCGTGGCGGCGCCAGGGGGGGAGGCTGCTCAGCACCCATTTTCCGGCTATCGGTTGCTTGAGCGTGATTGTCGCGCGAAAACGCACATTCCCCCTCAGCCTGACGCCGCTGAAGAACTCGACGCCCTCCCGGGGATTAAGCCGGCCGGTTAACGCCACCACCCGCAGCTGCCGGCAACGGCATGTCTCATAA
- the rnhA gene encoding ribonuclease HI, whose translation MRKQVAIFTDGSCLGNPGPGGYGAILRYKQHEKTFSAGYRLTTNNRMELMAAIVALEALTDACEVVLSTDSQYVRQGITQWIHNWKKRGWKTAYKKPVKNVDLWQRLDAAIQPHTLRWDWVKGHSGHPENERCDELARTAACHPALEDIGYRVEAQTSGGRAD comes from the coding sequence ATGCGTAAACAGGTTGCAATTTTCACCGACGGTTCGTGCCTGGGCAATCCCGGTCCCGGCGGCTATGGCGCCATACTGCGCTATAAGCAGCACGAAAAAACCTTCAGCGCCGGTTATCGCCTGACCACCAATAATCGCATGGAGCTGATGGCGGCGATTGTGGCATTGGAGGCGCTGACGGATGCCTGCGAGGTGGTGCTTAGTACCGACAGCCAGTACGTCCGCCAGGGGATTACCCAATGGATACACAACTGGAAAAAGCGGGGCTGGAAAACCGCCTACAAGAAACCCGTGAAAAACGTCGACTTATGGCAGCGGCTGGACGCGGCCATTCAGCCTCATACCCTGCGCTGGGATTGGGTAAAGGGCCACTCGGGCCACCCGGAAAACGAACGCTGCGATGAACTGGCTCGCACCGCCGCCTGCCATCCGGCATTGGAGGACATCGGTTATCGAGTGGAAGCGCAAACGAGCGGCGGCCGGGCGGATTAA
- the dnaQ gene encoding DNA polymerase III subunit epsilon, with translation MSTDITRQIVLDTETTGMNKLGVHYEGHRIIEIGAVEVINRRLTGRHFHVYLKPDRLVDPEAFNVHGISDEFLADKPTFADVADEFLHFIRGGELVIHNAPFDIGFMDYEFGMLNRGIAKTDTFCKVTDSLLLARKMFPGKRNSLDALCDRYLIDNSKRTLHGALLDAEILADVFLLMTGGQTAMRFAMEGEQEQRDVGETVQIQRVQRVQTSLKVIYASDEEVVAHEQRLDLVQKKGGSCVWRAERSAQSE, from the coding sequence ATGAGCACTGACATTACGCGACAGATTGTTCTGGATACCGAAACCACCGGTATGAACAAGTTGGGGGTCCACTATGAAGGACACAGGATTATCGAAATCGGCGCGGTGGAGGTCATCAATCGCCGCCTGACCGGCCGGCATTTTCATGTTTATCTGAAACCGGACCGGCTCGTCGATCCCGAAGCGTTCAACGTGCACGGCATCAGCGACGAGTTTCTGGCGGATAAGCCGACATTTGCCGACGTGGCGGACGAGTTTCTGCACTTTATCCGCGGTGGCGAACTGGTCATTCATAATGCCCCCTTCGATATCGGCTTTATGGATTATGAGTTTGGCATGCTAAACCGCGGCATTGCCAAGACTGACACCTTTTGTAAGGTGACGGACAGTTTGCTGCTGGCGCGCAAAATGTTCCCGGGTAAGCGCAACAGCCTGGACGCATTGTGCGACCGCTACTTGATCGATAACAGTAAGCGTACCCTCCACGGCGCATTGCTTGACGCCGAAATTCTGGCGGATGTTTTCCTGCTGATGACCGGTGGCCAGACCGCGATGCGTTTTGCCATGGAAGGAGAGCAAGAGCAACGCGATGTGGGCGAAACCGTACAAATTCAGCGGGTGCAGCGCGTCCAGACGTCGCTGAAGGTGATCTATGCCAGCGACGAGGAGGTCGTAGCCCATGAGCAGCGTTTGGATCTGGTGCAGAAAAAGGGCGGTAGCTGTGTGTGGCGGGCGGAAAGATCTGCACAAAGCGAATAA